A region of Allocoleopsis franciscana PCC 7113 DNA encodes the following proteins:
- a CDS encoding PAS domain S-box protein, producing the protein MRTSEQIKAEIEEKLGFFPPFFSPALQTPQVLENLWHQTINAYLNNPLPDLFKERLSAYLSRFCVVPYCMICHSCSLYFLGVQAREVLELLESPLPTQTDIDEHLSLLATQLNGLTLWPESNSPLEKSLLYCSIFITLERDEAQHCRRELRRLLGCVNYQYLVTFIAYVKSCHLWMEAHPEVSYLADNRVSAHFDTLVKEEPGLADFFKNYWERAKREQRSWTEQLAANALRQRHEQELQKAAVENLRLARAIASVSDGVLITDPKQPDNPIIYSNPAFSKITGYQPEEIFGRNCRFLQGAETDSEALRTIRHAITQRQEVKATLLNYRKNGQSFWNELKISPVFSEQGDLLYFIGIQTDITERKQAEEKIRFQAALLDITTDAILVRDLQDQILFWNQGASRLYGWQAEEVFGKKAQHLLNEEKTPQLAAMLSTVAMKGNWQSELHQVNKDGKKILVESRWTLMYDEENKPQAFLVVNTDITEKKQLEAQFFRTQRLDSIGTLASGIAHDLNNVLAPILMSAQLLSQPQLSEKKKPDLLKTIESSAKRGAALVKQVLSFARGVEGQRTTIQMKHLISEIRQIVNNTFPKFIETHTDISQDLWMVSGDATQLHQVLINLCVNARDAMPRGGTLSISASNMVIDESYARMNIDAHAGAYVVFTVKDTGVGMPPEVVERIFEPFFTTKELGKGTGLGLSTVLTIVKSHGGFLEVTSTLDEGTQISVYLPASEATKIPKILDSEFFQGQGELILVVDDEAAIRETSKTSLETYNYRVMTANDGIDAIALYAQHQQEISLVLIDMMMPLMDGSTTIRTLKKINPHVKIIAVSGLISSNRLTQSTNYGAQAFLAKPYTTTDLLKTINEVIPSLVRCQITVEAEQK; encoded by the coding sequence ATGCGAACAAGCGAACAGATCAAGGCAGAAATTGAGGAAAAGTTGGGATTTTTTCCACCCTTCTTTAGTCCGGCACTACAGACTCCACAGGTGCTAGAAAATCTATGGCATCAGACCATAAATGCCTATCTCAATAATCCACTGCCCGATCTATTTAAGGAGAGGCTATCTGCTTACCTCTCGCGCTTCTGTGTGGTTCCTTATTGCATGATTTGCCACAGTTGTTCATTGTATTTTTTGGGGGTGCAGGCACGGGAGGTGTTGGAACTCCTTGAATCGCCTCTCCCGACCCAAACTGATATTGATGAACACCTGAGTTTGCTAGCGACGCAGCTAAATGGTCTAACACTATGGCCAGAGTCGAACTCGCCACTCGAAAAAAGTTTATTATACTGCTCAATTTTTATCACCCTAGAAAGAGACGAAGCTCAACATTGCCGTAGGGAATTGCGGCGTCTGTTGGGTTGTGTAAACTACCAGTATTTAGTGACATTTATCGCTTACGTAAAAAGCTGTCATCTGTGGATGGAAGCCCATCCGGAGGTAAGTTATTTAGCTGACAATCGTGTGAGCGCTCATTTTGATACTTTGGTTAAAGAAGAGCCAGGTTTGGCTGACTTCTTCAAAAACTACTGGGAAAGAGCCAAACGAGAACAGCGCAGTTGGACGGAACAGTTGGCAGCAAACGCTCTGCGCCAGCGTCATGAACAGGAGTTGCAGAAGGCAGCCGTAGAGAATCTGCGACTTGCCCGTGCGATCGCATCCGTCTCCGATGGGGTTTTGATTACAGATCCAAAGCAACCCGACAACCCAATTATCTACTCAAACCCAGCGTTTTCCAAGATTACCGGCTATCAACCCGAAGAGATTTTTGGTCGCAACTGTCGCTTCTTGCAAGGTGCCGAGACTGACTCAGAAGCCCTCAGAACGATTCGTCATGCGATCACCCAACGACAAGAAGTGAAAGCGACACTGCTGAACTATCGCAAAAATGGTCAGTCCTTCTGGAATGAGTTGAAAATCTCGCCCGTCTTCTCAGAGCAAGGTGATTTACTTTACTTTATTGGCATTCAAACTGATATCACCGAACGCAAACAGGCTGAAGAGAAAATTCGTTTCCAAGCGGCTCTGCTCGATATCACAACCGACGCTATTCTGGTGCGAGATTTACAAGACCAAATCTTATTTTGGAACCAAGGAGCAAGTCGGTTATACGGCTGGCAGGCGGAGGAAGTTTTTGGCAAGAAAGCTCAACATCTGTTGAACGAAGAAAAAACACCTCAACTTGCAGCTATGCTTTCAACCGTTGCGATGAAAGGCAATTGGCAGAGTGAGTTGCATCAAGTTAATAAAGATGGCAAGAAAATTCTTGTCGAAAGTCGATGGACGCTGATGTACGATGAGGAGAATAAACCTCAAGCTTTTTTAGTTGTTAATACTGATATTACCGAAAAAAAACAACTCGAAGCACAGTTTTTTCGTACTCAACGATTAGATAGTATCGGTACACTGGCTAGCGGCATCGCCCATGACTTAAACAATGTGCTAGCACCCATTCTGATGTCGGCTCAACTGCTTTCACAGCCTCAACTTTCGGAGAAAAAAAAGCCAGATCTGCTAAAGACGATTGAAAGTAGTGCTAAACGTGGGGCGGCTTTGGTCAAACAAGTTTTATCATTTGCACGGGGTGTTGAGGGGCAGCGGACAACGATTCAAATGAAGCATTTAATTTCAGAGATTCGGCAAATTGTCAACAATACCTTTCCTAAATTTATTGAGACTCACACAGATATTTCCCAAGATTTGTGGATGGTTTCGGGAGATGCAACACAGCTACATCAGGTTTTAATCAATCTGTGTGTTAATGCTCGTGATGCGATGCCAAGAGGTGGCACTTTGAGTATCAGTGCTAGCAATATGGTCATCGATGAAAGCTATGCCCGAATGAATATTGATGCTCATGCGGGAGCTTATGTGGTGTTCACAGTTAAAGATACGGGAGTCGGTATGCCTCCTGAAGTTGTGGAGCGAATTTTTGAGCCATTCTTTACAACAAAAGAGCTAGGGAAAGGCACCGGATTAGGACTTTCAACGGTACTGACTATTGTGAAAAGCCATGGGGGTTTTTTGGAAGTGACAAGTACCTTAGACGAAGGAACACAAATTTCGGTCTACTTACCTGCAAGCGAGGCAACCAAAATTCCCAAAATTTTAGATAGTGAATTCTTTCAAGGGCAGGGTGAATTAATATTAGTGGTGGATGACGAAGCGGCGATTCGTGAAACGAGTAAAACTTCGTTAGAAACTTACAATTATCGGGTAATGACAGCCAATGATGGAATTGATGCGATCGCGTTATACGCCCAACACCAACAGGAAATAAGCTTAGTGTTGATTGATATGATGATGCCTTTGATGGATGGATCTACCACAATCCGCACCTTGAAAAAAATTAATCCCCATGTCAAGATTATTGCGGTTAGTGGCCTTATATCCAGCAATCGACTGACTCAATCCACGAACTATGGCGCTCAAGCCTTTTTGGCGAAACCCTACACCACAACTGACTTATTAAAAACAATCAACGAGGTTATTCCTAGTCTAGTCAGGTGCCAGATCACAGTTGAAGCTGAACAAAAATAA